In Populus alba chromosome 1, ASM523922v2, whole genome shotgun sequence, a single window of DNA contains:
- the LOC118062699 gene encoding sodium/calcium exchanger NCL2-like: MEMRLISKTVCFILFLLLTVLLNVKGRSLAHSSVELLVSDGINNVQENQSSILPLKGMDSSSEEKCEQLYGFLPCSSNIFGHLFLIAVYEYMLFHGEGYLASGGEKIFRILGPGVFGASAFQVLGALPESLILLASGLLNTREVAQESVSTGVGLLAGTSILLLTLLWGTCVIAGSIQSSKPTISNTSSSRLLSWLTEFGVTTDLETSYTARIMGLSVIPFLILQVPKIFNSNSGEHLTILTSLVVSVVSLLIYFFYQIFEPWIQKRRLEYVKYDEALLRILQLVQERALGRILTGEGAPNINAIQRLFEEIDKDGDDYISPSEVRQLLLDIKSTGMNINKDSASEELIKVLDLNDDKKITKEEFVYTLTKWLEETKYAMDRRYFTINSLKRFYQVFTARVK; this comes from the exons GGAAATGAGGCTCATCTCAAAAACTGTATGTTTTatactttttcttcttttaacagTTCTTTTAAACGTTAAAGGCCGCTCTCTGGCACACAGCTCTGTCGAATTACTGGTTTCAGATGGCATCAATAATGTCCAAGAAAACCAATCTTCCATTCTACCTCTCAAAGGGATGGATTCTTCCTCTGAAGAGAAGTGTGAGCAATTGTATGGCTTCTTGCCGTGCTCCAGTAATATTTTTGGGCATCTCTTTCTTATTGCAGTGTATGAATATATGTTGTTTCATGGAGAGGGCTACTTGGCCTCTGGAGGTGAGAAGATTTTCAGGATTCTTGGACCTGGTGTCTTCGGTGCCAGTGCTTTCCAGGTTCTTGGAGCCCTTCCTGAGTCCTTGATACTTCTAG CGTCTGGATTATTGAACACAAGAGAAGTAGCTCAAGAGTCCGTGTCTACAGGAGTCGGACTCCTCGCAGGAACATCTATTTTGCTTCTAACACTACTCTGGGGAACCTGTGTTATCGCTGGCAGCATTCAATCGTCAAAGCCAACCATTTCCAATACTTCAAGCTCAAGATTATTATCATGGCTGACTG AGTTTGGAGTCACTACGGATTTGGAGACAAGCTACACAGCAAGGATTATGGGTCTTTCTGTCATACCATTTCTTATTTTGCAAGTCCCAAAAATTTTCAACTCAAATTCTGGGGAACACTTGACGATATTGACCTCTCTTGTGGTTTCAGTGGTTTCTCTATTGATATATTTCTTCTATCAG ATCTTCGAACCGTGGATTCAAAAGAGAAGACTGGAATATGTAAAATATGATGAAGCTCTTTTAAGAATTCTGCAACTCGTGCAAGAACGAGCTTTAGGGAGAATTCTGACAGGAGAGGGGGCTCCAAATATAAATGCTATACAGAG ACTATTTGAGGAAATAGATAAAGATGGTGATGACTATATATCGCCCTCTGAAGTGAGGCAACTTCTGCTCGACATAAAGTCTACAGGAATGAATATCAATAAAGACAGTGCATCAGAAGAATTAATCAAAGTATTAGATCTCAATGATGATAAGAAAATAACTAAGGAAGAATTTGTCTATACTCTTACAAAATGGCTTGAAGAGACAAAGTATGCTATGGACAGGCGATACTTCACAATTAACTCCTTGAAGAGGTTTTATCAGGTATTTACTGCACGTGTTAAGTAA
- the LOC118062701 gene encoding sodium/calcium exchanger NCL2-like isoform X2 yields MVLRIYLLLEDEAAEKIMEALDTSGDQMIDEKEFTEGIVRWPINTSENVTPVSTRSQDDNNRGTWEEVDKLLKDEKTNAVDKSSWAWFKAIMSMVLGAAILSVLAEPLTQSVQNFSEDAGIPSFFVSFVLVPLATNARAATTAITTACRKKSITTSLTFSEIYGGVFMNNVLGCSVLLFLIYVRGLTWEFSAEVLVVLITCAIMCLAVSFRSDFPLWTSFMAFLLYPFSLFLVYVFNDVLDYV; encoded by the exons ATGGTACTCCGGATTTACTTGCTATTAGAAG ATGAAGCAGCTGAAAAAATCATGGAAGCACTTGACACGAGCGGAGATCAAATGATCGATGAGAAGGAGTTCACCGAGGGAATTGTAAGATGGCCGATTAACACGTCCGAAAATGTAACTCCTGTATCAACTCGGTCCCAAGATGATAACAATCGA GGAACCTGGGAAGAAGTGGATAAgttattgaaggatgaaaaaacCAATGCTGTTGACAAATCATCATGGGCTTGGTTTAAGGCTATAATGTCTATGGTGCTTGGAGCTGCTATATTGTCTGTGCTAGCAGAGCCGCTGACACAAAGTGTTCAGAATTTCTCCGAGGATGCTGGGATACCATCTTTTTTTGTCTCCTTTGTGTTAGTTCCACTCGCAACCAACGCAAGAGCAGCCACTACAGCTATCACGACTGCCTGTCGTAAGAAGTCTATAACCACTTCCTTGACATTTTCCGAG ATTTATGGTGGGGTGTTCATGAACAATGTTCTTGGCTGTTCTGTTCTTCTATTTCTAATTTATGTTCGTGGATTGACATGGGAATTCTCTGCTGAAGTTCTGGTTGTGCTCATTACCTGTGCTATAATGTGTCTCGCCGTAAGCTTTCGCTCCGATTTCCCATTGTGGACATCATTCATGGCATTCCTCTTGTATCCCTTTTCTCTGTtccttgtttatgttttcaACGATGTTCTCGATTATGTTTAG
- the LOC118062701 gene encoding sodium/calcium exchanger NCL1-like isoform X1, with product MKRNLITEIVSHLQSVALGNLIKEDGTPDLLAIRRLFEEIDRDEDNCISKDELKELMKKIEIGKISWDVDEAAEKIMEALDTSGDQMIDEKEFTEGIVRWPINTSENVTPVSTRSQDDNNRGTWEEVDKLLKDEKTNAVDKSSWAWFKAIMSMVLGAAILSVLAEPLTQSVQNFSEDAGIPSFFVSFVLVPLATNARAATTAITTACRKKSITTSLTFSEIYGGVFMNNVLGCSVLLFLIYVRGLTWEFSAEVLVVLITCAIMCLAVSFRSDFPLWTSFMAFLLYPFSLFLVYVFNDVLDYV from the exons ATGAAGAGAAATCTCATAACAGAAATCGTGAGTCATCTACAAAGCGTTGCTTTAGGAAACCTAATCAAAGAAGATGGTACTCCGGATTTACTTGCTATTAGAAG GTTGTTCGAAGAAATTGATCGTGATGAAGATAATTGCATATCAAAAGATGAGTTAAAAGAACTAATGAAAAAGATTGAGATTGGTAAGATCTCTTGGGATGTAGATGAAGCAGCTGAAAAAATCATGGAAGCACTTGACACGAGCGGAGATCAAATGATCGATGAGAAGGAGTTCACCGAGGGAATTGTAAGATGGCCGATTAACACGTCCGAAAATGTAACTCCTGTATCAACTCGGTCCCAAGATGATAACAATCGA GGAACCTGGGAAGAAGTGGATAAgttattgaaggatgaaaaaacCAATGCTGTTGACAAATCATCATGGGCTTGGTTTAAGGCTATAATGTCTATGGTGCTTGGAGCTGCTATATTGTCTGTGCTAGCAGAGCCGCTGACACAAAGTGTTCAGAATTTCTCCGAGGATGCTGGGATACCATCTTTTTTTGTCTCCTTTGTGTTAGTTCCACTCGCAACCAACGCAAGAGCAGCCACTACAGCTATCACGACTGCCTGTCGTAAGAAGTCTATAACCACTTCCTTGACATTTTCCGAG ATTTATGGTGGGGTGTTCATGAACAATGTTCTTGGCTGTTCTGTTCTTCTATTTCTAATTTATGTTCGTGGATTGACATGGGAATTCTCTGCTGAAGTTCTGGTTGTGCTCATTACCTGTGCTATAATGTGTCTCGCCGTAAGCTTTCGCTCCGATTTCCCATTGTGGACATCATTCATGGCATTCCTCTTGTATCCCTTTTCTCTGTtccttgtttatgttttcaACGATGTTCTCGATTATGTTTAG